Proteins from one Dermacentor variabilis isolate Ectoservices chromosome 1, ASM5094787v1, whole genome shotgun sequence genomic window:
- the LOC142591969 gene encoding glutamate carboxypeptidase 2-like produces MLVERLVDPKFRMSRMQAQASALLARLWADRTFLPMDVVELAEWISLRAKDFAKYHRTVIDAHQLRLEPLQLAADQFLDAGRVYMNWTQKLRQDHPMYARICNDIVIRLPKVFITPHGIPTRHISHKNLLYSPEGLPFPGLQDLIRQRPIDGDAFGHMVALITESIIQATEILHFSPIV; encoded by the exons ATGCTGGTGGAACGGCTGGTGGACCCCAAGTTTCGCATGAGCCGCATGCAGGCGCAGGCATCTGCACTGTTGGCTCGTCTCTGGGCTGACCGCACGTTCCTGCCGATGGATGTAGTCGAGCTGGCCGAGTGGATCAGCCTCCGTGCCAAGGACTTCGCCAAGTACCACAGGACGGTCATCGATGCACACCAATTGAGGCTCG AGCCTCTCCAGCTTGCCGCAGACCAGTTTCTCGATGCTGGGCGCGTGTACATGAACTGGACTCAGAAACTCAGACAAGATCA CCCCATGTACGCGCGCATCTGCAATGACATCGTTATCCGGCTCCCGAAGGTCTTCATCACGCCTCACGGTATCCCCACTCGACACATCTCACACAA GAACCTGCTGTACTCGCCTGAGGGGCTCCCCTTCCCCGGCCTCCAAGACCTCATCCGGCAGCGGCCCATCGACGGGGACGCCTTCGGTCACATGGTGGCACTCATCACCGAGAGCATCATCCAGGCTACAGAAATCCTCCACTTTTCGCCCATTGTGTGA